In the Deinococcus roseus genome, GAAAGACCGCTCCCATTCTGCTTCTCCAGTCCTGCACATCCAGGGTTCTGAGGTCAGTTCCGTCCACCCGGATGGTGCCCGTGGTGGGGTCATAAAAGCGACACAGCAGTTTGATCAGGGTGCTTTTTCCTGCCCCGTTCTCCCCCACCAGGGCCACGGTTTCTCCAGCTTTGAGGGTGAAAGTCAGGTCTCTCAGGATCTGGCGGCCATCGGGGTAAGAGAAGCTGACGTTTTCAAACTGGATGCCTTCTTGCAAGGTGCCTGAGATGTGCTGGGGGTTTTGAGGCAAGACCAGCGGTTCCTGAAAATCCAGAAAGTAAAAGAGCTTCTCGAAATACAGGATGTGCTCTTTCAGCAGGCTGTGGTAAATGGTGAAGCTGTCCAGCAGGCTCTGGATCTGACCGAGGGCCTGCACCACAACCACGATGCTACCGGCGGTGACTTTTTGAGATGCAGCCAGCAAAAGCACATATCCAAAACTGAAAACGCCTCCTGCAGTGCTGAGCAGCAAGGTCAGGATGGGTTCACGGGCCAATTTCAGGCGTTCTTTGCCCATCACCTGCTGCAAAGCCTGAAAAGCCCCCATCAGACGGTGTTCAAAATGGGGCCCCAGGTTGTAGATGCGGATTTCCCTGGCACTGGACTCCTGGGTCAGGAGTCCCCGAAAGTAATTGATTTCCAGGGCTTCCTTGCGTGTGGACATCAGGCCCTTCCAGCCCGAAGCCCGCAACGCTGTGTTCTTGAAGACCCCCGGGAGGCTGCAGGCCACCAGTAAAAAGGGCATCCACCAGACCAATGTCCCCACCAGAAACAGCAGGCCGGTCAGGGTCACCAGCAAACGCACCCAGTTGATGGTGGCGACCAGCAGGTTCAGGGGGCGGCTGCTGGAAAGCCTGTTCAGCACTTCCAGGTCCTGGTAGAACACGCTGTTCTCAAAAGGTTGCAGCCCCTGAAAACCGTGGGCTTTGCGCACCAGTTGCTGGTTGATGAAGGCGGTGGTGTGCTCGTTCATGTGGGCCACCAGGTAATTGATCCAGGGTTCCAGCACCTGACCCAGCAAGACACTGCTGCCCCACCACACCAGCACCCAGATCAGTGGTTCAAAGTTCTGGGTGGGCAGGTGAAACAGCACATCCAGGGTGATTTTGGAAAGCCAGGTTTGCAGGGCTGGCAGCAGGCCTTGCAACACCATCAGGACCACCAGCAGGGCGGCTTCTCTGGGCATGGACTTGAAAATCAGGGCATATGATCTGTAAAACAGGCGGCTTTGTTGGGCGTAACCTTTGATGTTCATTCTGGCCTCCAGCATT is a window encoding:
- a CDS encoding ABC transporter ATP-binding protein, whose amino-acid sequence is MNIKGYAQQSRLFYRSYALIFKSMPREAALLVVLMVLQGLLPALQTWLSKITLDVLFHLPTQNFEPLIWVLVWWGSSVLLGQVLEPWINYLVAHMNEHTTAFINQQLVRKAHGFQGLQPFENSVFYQDLEVLNRLSSSRPLNLLVATINWVRLLVTLTGLLFLVGTLVWWMPFLLVACSLPGVFKNTALRASGWKGLMSTRKEALEINYFRGLLTQESSAREIRIYNLGPHFEHRLMGAFQALQQVMGKERLKLAREPILTLLLSTAGGVFSFGYVLLLAASQKVTAGSIVVVVQALGQIQSLLDSFTIYHSLLKEHILYFEKLFYFLDFQEPLVLPQNPQHISGTLQEGIQFENVSFSYPDGRQILRDLTFTLKAGETVALVGENGAGKSTLIKLLCRFYDPTTGTIRVDGTDLRTLDVQDWRSRMGAVFQDFGKYHLSVQDNILLGDLQKQDLQGAEQAASKSGFKFEVLPQGLQTLLGKSFGGTELSGGQWQKLAIARAFYRNPQILILDEPTAAIDPKSEHDLYEQFAALAKGKTVLLVTHRLASVQMADRILVLKGGHLIEQGTHAELLHLGGEYATMFRLQAKYYQLAEEEAIGA